The following proteins come from a genomic window of Zonotrichia albicollis isolate bZonAlb1 chromosome 12, bZonAlb1.hap1, whole genome shotgun sequence:
- the WDR6 gene encoding tRNA (34-2'-O)-methyltransferase regulator WDR6 codes for MESVALVAPVTALEFAGDVLLAGTGPEVVAFRLSGGGPAAAAGRRSVLREASVQGLRTEPGPGPVARVAVFGGRWLAVLAVRRGGAGAGPLLAACGGGAARELRARVWEARWAAGGRLALALGGGTVALYEWWGGGRWLRQASCGGAGALRCAVLAGMSWGRLALAAGTAMGNVVVWRAAAAAAPHRQLCGHRGAVLALCYAASRGLLASASEDRSVRLWAVGELGGGDGAGTCLLVCYGHGARVAAVVLRGPLPVSAGEDGACLEWGGGGTVRRARRGHRGALRALALRPAGGRVATGGDDGGVRLWQPRREATAAGPAVAALGARERPRAVLLVGPQRVLVLDEAGGLAAFEVAQGCWTPVLHPATSGPRAVLAAAPLHGWDETLCAVAGGDGRLLLFALSRPGAATELTLFEGAVHGLSWAPRPGLPPDTAAALLASGPDGEMLWLDVTHRPGQAPWVRLMGRYLLPPCKQRWHTCAAFLPQEGLLVCGDRRGSLLLFPCSSSSGWAAESTSIVNGGTDPVVEDSSNELEPSCFLHKEALPLESPLTVLFGLHGKTGVTSVSIHKGYIYSTGRDGVYRQLRLQNQQLEVLQKHRPCKGLQWIEELHFTSDGNLLVLGFHADNFVVWSSRTGENMHCIPCGGGHRSWSYCSSPSAEVFAFIKSGDVMLYHREAEPCEQQVLLESLHGREITCVRRLGAVQVPGCATVNVFVTGSEDTTTCVLVLSENSRAAVPLARLSDHISSVRTLAFAMGPGDEGLGDEGLSALLFSAGGRAQIECYRLLCTGDTAAQSAVACQVMHVASHRLDKHWEKKKNRHKLVKMDPETRYMSLSFVPGTSTKQMPTPWKFLAAACSDGSVRIFGLLEAARKLVLVAESFHHQRCVLKVEAILHTGAGGERRHLLCSAATDGSIAFWDITGPIKDAADALHQAEGEMQPLALEAPLVTVMAHSCGVNSLHIRETPEGRYLVASGSDDGSIHVCLLEVALGRAEGTAGTCLRLLERVCRPCAHAAHVTGIRVLRPDLLLSASVDQRLTLWNRCPGELVPLSTTFFHVPDLAELDCWEVEEAGGELRYYCVLCGQGLEMLCGTACSKPPPQEAPH; via the exons ATGGAGTCGGTGGCTCTGGTGGCCCCGGTGACCGCGCTAGAGTTCGCGGGGGATGTGCTGCTGGCGG GTACAGGCCCGGAGGTGGTGGCGTTTCGGCTGAGCGGCGGcgggccggcggcggcggcgggccgGCGGAGCGTGCTGCGTGAGGCCAGCGTGCAGGGGCTGCGGACCGAGCCGGGGCCCGGGCCGGTGGCGCGAGTAGCGGTGTTCGGCGGGCGCTGGCTGGCCGTGCTGGCGGTGCGGCGCGGCGGAGCGGGCGCTGGGCCGCTGCTGGCGGCgtgcggcggcggggccgcgcgcGAGCTCCGGGCGCGGGTGTGGGAGGCGCGctgggcggcgggcgggcggctgGCGCTGGCGCTGGGCGGCGGGACCGTGGCGCTCTACGAGTGGTGGGGCGGCGGGCGCTGGCTGCGGCAGGCGAGCtgtggcggggccggggcgctgCGCTGCGCCGTGCTGGCGGGGATGAGCTGGGGGCGGCTGGCGCTGGCGGCCGGCACGGCGATGGGGAACGTGGTGGTgtggcgggcggcggcggccgcggccccgcaCCGTCAGCTGTGCGGGCACCGGGGCGCGGTGCTGGCGCTCTGCTACGCGGCGTCGCGGGGACTGCTCGCCTCCGCCTCCGAAGACCGCAGCGTGCGGCTGTGGGCCGTGGGCGAGTTGGGCGGCGGGGACGGGGCCGGCACCTGCCTGCTGGTGTGCTACGGGCACGGGGCGCGAGTGGCCGCCGTGGTGCTGCGGGGGCCGCTCCCGGTCAGCGCCGGGGAGGACGGCGCCTGCCTGGAGtggggcggcggcggcaccgtgcggcgggcgcggcgcggGCACCGCGGGGCCCTGCGCGCCCTGGCCCTGCGCCCCGCTGGCGGCCGCGTGGCCACGGGCGGCGACGACGGCGGCGTCCGGCTCTGGCAGCCCCGGCGGGAGGCTACAGCGGCGGGCCCTGCGGTTGCAGCGCTGGGGGcccgggagcggccgcgggccgTGCTGCTGGTGGGGCCGCAGCGGGTGCTGGTGCTGGACGAGGCGGGCGGGCTGGCGGCATTCGAGGTGGCTCAGGGTTGCTGGACGCCGGTGCTGCACCCCGCCACCAGCGGGCCCCGCGCCGTGCTGGCGGCCGCCCCGCTGCACGGATGGGACGAGACGCTCTGCGCCGTGGCCGGCGGCGACGGGCGCCTCCTCCTTTTCGCCTTGAGCCGCCCTGGGGCCGCCACCGAGCTCACGCTGTTCGAGGGGGCCGTGCACGGGCTGAGCTGGGCCCCCCGTCCCGGGCTGCCCCCCGACAccgctgctgctcttctggcctCTGGTCCCGACGGGGAGATGCTGTGGCTGGATGTCACCCACCGCCccgggcaggctccctgggtgCGGCTCATGGGTCGATACCTGCTGCCCCCCTGCAAGCAGCGCTGGCACACCTGTGCCGCCTTCTTGCCCCAGGAAGGACTCCTGGTCTGTGGGGACCGCCGGGgctccctcctcctctttcctTGCAGCAGCTCCTCGGGGTGGGCTGCAGAAAGCACCAGCATTGTCAATGGTGGCACTGACCCCGTTGTTGAGGACTCCAGCAATGAGCTGGAGCCCTCTTGCTTTTTGCACAAAGAGGCTCTTCCTCTTGAGTCCCCACTGACAGTGCTCTTTGGACTCCACGGGAAGACAGGAGTTACCTCGGTGAGCATCCACAAGGGCTACATTTACAGCACGGGCCGGGATGGTGTCTACCGCCAGCTCCGCCTGCAGAACCAGCAGCTGGAGGTCCTGCAGAAGCACAGgccctgcaaagggctgcaATGGATTGAGGAGCTGCACTTCACCTCGGATGGGAACCTGCTTGTGCTGGGCTTTCACGCTGACAACTTCGTGGTGTGGAGCAGCAGGACCGGCGAGAACATGCACTGCATCCCCTGCGGGGGCGGGCATCGCTCCTGGAGCTACTGCAGCAGCCCCTCGGCCGAGGTGTTCGCCTTTATCAAGTCTGGGGATGTGATGCTGTACCACCGTGAGGCCGAGCCCTGCgagcagcaggtgctgctggaaTCCCTGCACGGGCGGGAGATCACCTGCGTGCGGCGCCTGGGGGCTGTGCAGGTGCCCGGCTGTGCCACCGTTAACGTGTTTGTCACCGGCAGTGAGGACACCACGACCTGTGTCCTGGTGCTCAGTGAGAACTctcgggcagctgtgccccttgCCCGCCTCAGTGACCACATTTCCAGTGTGAGGACGTTGGCATTCGCCATGGGACCTGGAGATGAGGGCCTTGGTGATGAGGGCTTGTCTGCCCTGCTCTTCTCTGCTGGTGGCCGTGCACAGATCGAGTGCTACCGGCTGCTGTGCACTGGGGACACGGCGGCTCAGAGTGCTGTGGCCTGCCAGGTCATGCACGTGGCCTCCCACCGGCTGGACAAGCAttgggagaagaagaagaacaggCACAAGCTTGTCAAGATGGACCCAGAGACGAG GTACATGTCCCTGTCATTTGTGCCTGGGACGAGCACCAAGCAGATGCCAACACCCTGGAAattcctggctgctgcctgcagtgatGGATCAGTCCG GATCTTTGGGCTGCTGGAGGCTGCTCGGAAgttggtgctggtggcagagtcATTTCACCACCAGCGCTGTGTGCTGAAGGTGGAAGCGATCCTgcacacaggggcaggaggagagag GAGGCACCTCCTGTGCAGCGCAGCCACTGATGGCAGCATTGCCTTTTGGGACATCACTGGCCCCATCAAGGATGCAGCAGACGCCCTGCACCAAGCAGAGGGAGAGATGCAGCCCTTGG ccctggaggcCCCGCTGGTCACGGTCATGGCGCACAGCTGCGGCGTCAACAGCCTCCACATCCGAGAGACGCCCGAGGGACGGTACCTGGTGGCCAGCGGCAGCGACGATGGCTCCATCCACGTCTGCCTGCTGGAGgtagccctgggcagggctgagggcacgGCAGGGACCTGCCTGCGGCTCCTGGAGCGGGTGTGCAGGCCCTGTGCCCACGCTGCCCATGTGACGGGGATCCGCGTGCTGCGGCCAGACCTGCTGCTCTCGGCCTCAGTGGACCAGCGCCTGACGCTGTGGAACCGCTGCCCAGGAGAGCTGGTGCCGCTCAGCACCACCTTCTTCCACGTGCCTGACCTAGCTGAGCTCGACTGCTGGGAGGTGGAGGAGGCTGGGGGTGAGCTGCGCTACTACTGCGTGCTCTgtgggcagggcctggagatgctgtgtggcacagcctgctccaAACCTCCTCCACAAGAGGCTCCTCACTAA